Within Melospiza georgiana isolate bMelGeo1 chromosome 33, bMelGeo1.pri, whole genome shotgun sequence, the genomic segment TCAGAGCAGGGTTTTGCGTCGCCAATGGATCTACACCGTGTTTTCCATCCAGAGCCCGCGATTTTAGCTCCTCACCGGTCACCGGAGCCTCCTCACGGGGCCAGGCCCGTGTCAGGGATCAGCAGGGGCGGGAGCagggctccaggcacacggccTCGCACGACTCCACGCACTTGGTGCTGCAAACCTCGGTCTGGCACTGCTCCACGCACTTGGTGGCACAGGGCTCGGGGCACTGGGCAGGACAGACATCCACGCACTGCGGGGCACAGCTGGTGGCACATTGGGTGGCACAGACGTCCACGCACTGCGGGGCACAGCTGGTGGCACACTGGGTGGGACAGACGTCCACGCACTGCGGGGCACAGCTGGTGGCACACTGGGTGGCACAAACATCCACGCACTGAGGGGCACAGACCTCCACAcactggctggagcagggcttggcgcagACATCCACGCACTGCGGGGCACAGCTGGTGGCACACACATCCACGCACTGCGGGGCGCAGCTGGTGGCACActgggtggcacagggctcCACGCACTGGGTGACACAGGTGGTGGCGCAGGGGGCCTGGCAGACCTCAACGCACTGGGTGGCGCAGGGCTCCGGGCACTTGACGCACttctgcaggcaggcagggggcaggcagggctgcttgCACTGCTCGTAGTAGTAGGACATCTTGGGGAGGTGCTTTGGAAGTGggaaaaagctgggaaaaagctgggaaagagacaaaaaaaaattatcaggaTATCGGTTAGTTCTTATCAAGGAGCAATTCGCGGAGTGAGGTCCCCGTGGGTTCGTGTTTGGATGAGGAAAGGAATGCTAGGAAAAAATTCTGTGCCCAGGATTCCTGGGTTctggagttggaagggacccacaaggatctcATCAGGTCCAGCTCTAATTTCAATAAAGGTTCCTCCATCTTTATTCTGGATAAATTTGAAGCTGAAGGCGACCCCATGGTCTGGAGGGAGTTAAACCCCAAATTCAGGAGATAAAGCTCCCACGGTGTCCCAGGTTGTGCCTGTGGGCCAGTCCCAGGGTTTTTATGGAATTAACGCAGCAGAGAACCCCTTCCTTCACTGGGAACCTGTTAGGAAGCCTCGAGCTACAAATCCTGAATTTTATGGCATTTCCAACTTTGTAGAAGCCGTAACACAAGAACACCCCAGTTCCTGCTATTCCCAGTTCCTGCTATTCCCAGTTCCATCAGCAGCAGTTCCAGGGCTCGTCTCTTCCTTATCAGATCCTCACgcccacctgggcacatccCCCGGGCTGGGAATTCCCAACCACAAAGCCCAGAGGCCACAGATCCCCACCATTATCCCATGGGATCACAGAGTGGTTTAGGTTGGGAGGGATCTCAAAGATCATCTCGTTCCAGCCCAAACCAAGTTGCTGCAAgacctgtccaacctggccttggacatttccagagATGAGGAATCCATGGGATAACCTgggccagggcctcaccaccttcacGGTTTCTTTCCAATATCctaaatttctcatttttcagtgtaaacccattccctgggtcctgtccctgcagttcctgatgaaaatccctctccagcttccctggagcccctgcagatCCCAGACCTGAGCTCTCCAcaggctgaacattcccagctTTCCCATCCTGGTGAcatcccctgggatgtcactggAATTTTTTGGGGATTAATGGGGCTCATCCTTCCGCAaggcccagaggctgcagctccaaTTTCCAGCTCATTTCCTCCTCTCGGCTTCTCCCAGGGATCTCCCCAGGCTTTGCCTGCAGgaatcctgcagctccctccttccGGATAGAGCCTCTTCCCACCCATCCCGTTTGaagtcccaggagctgctccatggcatccattaatttatttaattccCAGCCTTAACGAGGCAGGAGCAAATTAACCATGATGGaacaggagggaggaggagaagcagtCACACTTCTGGACGAGGTGACTTCTCCAAGCTCCTCCAGACAGAGAAAACCCTAAATAAAATCCCCAACTCCAGCACAAATCCTAGAAGAGAAGCACAGGAGTGAAGTTCTCCTGGGACTCGGAGTAAACTCTCTTTTCCACAAGATATCCTGATAAAAATTCCCTGATAAAGCCAAGGAGGACTTACCAGAGGTCACCGGTCCTGGCAAGCGACGGAGAAGCCAAAGGAACTGGCGGGAGCCTCGGAACCCAAACCTTTTATACGGCCGGAGTGGCGTCAGCTCCGGAAACGCGGGAGCCCAGGGGGACGGACAGGTGACCACAAACTGCCCCGGCAGGCTCCTCCTCCACATGCTTTGCATGTTTGTTTGCATCCTAATTTTTGGTGGAAGGCCTCTTCCAGGAAAGCAGGTGATGCTGAGGCAGCCGCGCTCCCGTCCCGGTCATGCGGTTCCCAACGGGAATGGCggagtcattaaaaaaaaacaaccaaaccagcGGGTGCTGAATTAATTGGTTTTCAGAAAGGGATTTAATGCGCTGGGACGTTTCCGTGGCCTTATTTCCATAAATGTTGGGTTTTGATAGCTGGAGTTTTTCCAACATGGAATGGCTGTTATTAGGGAAGATGGGTAATTAATTGAATTTACTATGAGAAATAGCCTGTCCTAATTCTCATGGAGAGGCACAGCCAATCCTCCAACGCTCCCACAAAACCTTGAGGACCCCGTTTTCCTGATaacttaaattatttcattcatcCAACCCATTCCTCTCCATGGATTAACTCCATGTATGCTTGGAAATTCCAGTGGGGACACAAGTCCAGGTTTTTTGAGGAACACTTCAAGCCATTCAAGGCAGAATAAtcctcattttaaaaatgtttttcccttACAGAAAAGCTCCAGTTTAAGTGGGATTTAGGCCCAGGATgatactactactaataataatttttattgaaGTTTTGCTGATTATGGAAAACTCATGTTTCTCCCAGATATTTCCATCACAGAGATGAGAATGTGACCATCACAAAAATGCtaaatagggggaaaaaagccaccccaaaacaaaccaacccagcATGAGCAGCACGTCCTGTTTACGCCCCAAACCCAGAGTCTCCCAGAGAATTCCAGGCGTCAGTGCTGGTTCCTTCCCAATGCTTGTCCTGGAATTCCACCCAGAGCTGACGGATCTCCACGGGGTTTTTCGCCACCTCAGCTTTTCCGCACACTCAGCTCCCCACGTGCAGATTCTGCCCCTTCCCCGGAGGCTCCGCTGCCCCCGAGGCTTTTCTGGGGATAAACTGGGACTCGTGGAGTGTGGTTTGCTCATCTTAAACACCTCCTTTGCCATGGGAGGAGAAACTACACCCAGCAGAGCTCGGATTTGCTAGATGAATTTTTAGGCAGATGAATCCCTCCTCATTTTCTCCTCCTCGAGCTGCCGGGTGTAGAAATTTTCCCCCAGAGCAGCTTCCAATCCTTATCTTCCTGAGGAATATCCCATATTCCGGTTGGAACAGCTCCTCAAGCTCCAGGCTCACCTCCAAACCATCTCTGAGGACCGGTCCTGCACCTCCCTTTCTATCCTGAGTTGTTTTACACCCTGTAGTTAACTTTGATTAGCCAGAAATTGGGGATTGTTTCGGGAGACGTAAAGGGACCCGCGCTCGGACACGTGGGAACGTCACGGGGGCCAGGTCGTTATCCCTAATTGGCACTCATTTGGGGATCTCCATTATGTCCGTGGGCAATCGGAGTCATTGGAGGTGTCACGTTGGTGTCGGTGAGTCAGGACCCCACAGCGACGTCCTTCGGTGGCTCCGGTGACTCCTCCATGGTAGGTCAGGAGTTCCAGAGGGAATTCCATGAGGGAATTCCATGAGAGAATTCCATGAGGGAATTCCACAaggccagcagccccagctccaagGGTCTTGTGCTAAGGGGCCAAAGATTTTTCAGGATCATAAAATGTAGGAGATTGGGAAAGATCTCCCAGAACTTTGAGTCCAAGATGTGTCCGAACCCACCTTGGTCATCCAGAGGAATCTCCAGAAATTCCTTGGACATCTCCAGATGTGGCCAATCCAACCTTCCCTGAGCCGCTTCCAAGGCCTGCCCACCCTTTCCAGGAGGGATTTTCTCAAATTTCTCACCCTTAGCCTCCCCTGGCAGAGCTTGAGGccgtttcctcttgtcctgtccctgttctcTGGGATCAGATCCCAAATCCCGCCAGGAAGAGCCCAAAATTCCTCCTGGATCCCCCTTTtctcctcagctccctcaggattctccagacccttccccagccccattcccacccctgGACAGGCTCCAGCCTCTCCATGTCCCTCTTTCCATGATTCTCCAGACCTGGACACGGAATCGAGGTCCAACCCctccaccccaaaattcccattttcccaagcacaaaaaggaattttttttgcatgtttcCATCGATTCTCACAGAAATCAGGGATTCTCCCCATTTTCCTGCCCAAACCCTCCACGCCCGGTTGCAATAAACCCTCCTGGGCCTTCATCAGACCAAactttcccctctccctgttCCCACAAGGACCTGGGCGAGGCAGGAGGGTCTGAGCCAGCTCCAGGGCAGTGTCCAGGTGGCTCTTGGGAGCCCTGGAATTTTTGGGATGCCAGGAGAATGACAGGAGAGGACATTCAGCCTCACATGGGCGTGAGTGGCTCCTCTGGTCCATGCCCGAGGGACAATTTGGATCCAGCCACGACAGGAACCCAAATCCCACCATTCCGGCCTCTTTTCCTGTTTACTGTGGAAGGTGAGCGCTCGGGGAAGAATGACAATTAGCGCCTGAGTAATTAAATCTGGCAAGGAGGAACTGGCTGTGGTTacgaaaaaaaaataattcctcacCTCTTTTATCTCTTTGCCTtctttgctttgattttctctgtttttacaggaaaaatcTCTGGGTTtccctctggatttttttttactttagtgGAAAAAATTGCTTTGATCACCATGGAAATTTCAGAGCACACCTGACAGAGGAACCAGGGGGGTTCTACAACATTTTCTTGTAGTGAGCAGCAATTTTCTGCCAGTTTTAATTCCACAGGTGTGAAATGAACATCCAGGTGTTCATGCACGAAGAATTccaatttatttgtttgtttgtttctggaaATGGGGTCTCCGAGATGAttcaaatctgaattttaaGAACACGTGAAGGATTAATGGACACTCCTGCCAGCACCACGCCAGAAGGGAAAAATTAATCCAAACCCCATTTTTTCCCGCACCTACATTTAATTTCCCAGAAAACCGAGGGATTTGGGAGCAGGAGCGAAGGATATCTTTGCTTGCACAGAATTTTAAGGAATTTTAGGGGCGTTTTGGAGTCCAGTGGAACCCCACGGGGATCAGAGGAGCTCCGAGGGAGGAGCTCGCAGGTTGTCACCAACCCCGGGCCTTGGGGCATCTTCGGTGGCGGCTCCCAGACGGTCGCGCCCCGTCTGCCGCCGCCCCCGCTCCTCCCGCCCGCATTCCGAGCGGGATTTGCTCCGCCAAACCCTCcccgggcccggctcccagccgAGATCAACCTCGGGAGCCTCCCGAGACAGTCCCGGTCCCCTTTTGAGGGTTTGGGATCTAGTGATGGAGGAGTGCTTGGAAAATTCAACTTTTTGGGGGGTTTTCAGGTGTTTATCCAGGCTGGAAATCCCACCTGAGCTGGGATGTCAGATGTTGATCTGGGATATCACACATTGATCTGGGTTATCAGATATTGATCTGGGATTTCAGGCACTGATCTGGGATTTCACACATTGATCTGGGATATCGTGCATTGATTTGGGATTTCACACATTGATCTGGGATTTCACACATTGATCTGGAATTTCAGGGATGTCAGGACTGAGGGAAAGGCTGGAGATGTGCCAGGGGTGGGAattggggtggattttgggcAAAGGATCTTCCCACCAGAATGTGGGAGCGCTCACCAGGATCCCCAAGGAATGGTCACCATCCCAAACCCACCAGAGCTCCAGGACAATGCTCCCAAGGACacagggggatttggggatgtcctgagcagggt encodes:
- the LOC131095246 gene encoding proline-rich protein 9-like; this encodes MSYYYEQCKQPCLPPACLQKCVKCPEPCATQCVEVCQAPCATTCVTQCVEPCATQCATSCAPQCVDVCATSCAPQCVDVCAKPCSSQCVEVCAPQCVDVCATQCATSCAPQCVDVCPTQCATSCAPQCVDVCATQCATSCAPQCVDVCPAQCPEPCATKCVEQCQTEVCSTKCVESCEAVCLEPCSRPC